One region of Endozoicomonas sp. Mp262 genomic DNA includes:
- a CDS encoding type IV pilin protein, whose amino-acid sequence MKRTLVLGFSFIEVIITLVIIAILSAIAYPSYQQYVLETRRSDAYVALTVAAAEQERLYTLNHSYVNDIDQLGDGQSPEGFYDISVVAEDGGYTLTAEPVSGGVQAQDTDCLSITLDHLGNKLPPECW is encoded by the coding sequence ATGAAAAGGACGCTTGTTTTGGGGTTTTCATTTATAGAAGTAATAATTACCCTTGTGATTATTGCCATACTGTCAGCAATAGCCTATCCCTCGTACCAGCAATATGTATTGGAAACCCGGCGCTCTGATGCTTATGTTGCACTGACTGTTGCAGCAGCAGAGCAAGAACGCCTGTACACCTTAAATCATAGCTATGTTAATGATATTGACCAGCTTGGGGACGGTCAGTCACCGGAAGGGTTTTATGACATAAGCGTTGTGGCAGAGGATGGGGGGTATACCTTGACGGCTGAGCCTGTATCAGGAGGGGTTCAGGCTCAGGACACAGACTGCCTGAGCATCACCCTTGATCATCTTGGAAATAAACTCCCCCCTGAGTGCTGGTAA
- a CDS encoding protein kinase, translated as MDALNTFNSIFKINSISEDSIVTKFGSWPAQIYDKFEKKITKGKSGIGHSKQVKRKVRLIEKDNLRVQAYMRDRFFSEKPVEKAIKVEGVDGNKYMLKLDPVNGRAEKRALSKLGNETIVKAVELETEFPDNFVEGSVVCTEFFDGTVLDKVDFNKKTEEEVRGILIQLLGAVDYVHKQGLTHGDLHGENVLVNDRGEVKLIDFGMSRNKDKGSYDNRSLGIYLMLRSMGIDKKNPLKQNLHDLGVFLRDGKITFAQLKAHLMKSGISAYNLRAWMKTFL; from the coding sequence ATGGATGCTTTAAATACGTTTAATTCTATTTTTAAAATAAACTCTATTTCTGAAGACTCTATTGTTACTAAATTTGGTAGCTGGCCTGCTCAGATTTATGATAAGTTTGAAAAAAAAATAACAAAAGGAAAGTCTGGGATAGGACATTCCAAACAAGTTAAAAGAAAAGTGAGATTAATAGAAAAAGATAATCTAAGAGTTCAAGCTTATATGAGAGACCGATTTTTTTCTGAAAAACCAGTGGAAAAGGCAATAAAGGTGGAAGGCGTAGATGGCAATAAATATATGCTGAAACTAGATCCTGTTAACGGGAGGGCAGAAAAAAGAGCACTAAGTAAACTAGGTAATGAAACAATAGTAAAGGCGGTGGAGTTAGAAACAGAGTTTCCAGATAATTTTGTTGAAGGTAGTGTTGTTTGTACAGAGTTTTTTGATGGAACTGTACTTGATAAAGTGGATTTTAATAAAAAAACAGAAGAGGAGGTTAGAGGGATTTTAATTCAACTTCTTGGTGCTGTAGATTATGTTCATAAACAAGGGTTAACTCATGGTGATTTACATGGTGAAAATGTTTTAGTAAATGATAGAGGTGAAGTGAAGTTGATAGATTTTGGAATGTCAAGAAATAAAGATAAAGGAAGTTATGATAATCGAAGTTTAGGTATATACCTTATGTTAAGAAGTATGGGGATTGATAAGAAAAATCCGCTAAAGCAGAATCTACATGATTTGGGAGTTTTCCTGAGAGATGGAAAAATAACATTTGCTCAGTTAAAAGCGCATTTGATGAAATCTGGAATATCTGCCTATAACTTGCGGGCTTGGATGAAGACATTCTTGTGA
- a CDS encoding serine transporter: MPENPVNKTNSSREAGSLGGWNSRDTGWMLNLFGTAIGAGVLYLPISAGVGGIWPLVILSVMTGPMVWLAHRNLVRFCLSSQEPEANITVTVREHFGEEAGRFLTWAYCLSVYPILLLYGIGLTNVVISYFENQLHWPLPSRLWLSLLLVSGLVVIMHTGEKWMLRAVKFMVYPLVLTLLLVSAYLIPQWNTSVFSQAFSFRDMLVTLFFTTPLLIFSFNHSPACSAFATAYRMTMGSREACSRKTEDILKKNTLLLMAVILFFVFSCVLSLTPSELIQAKADNLPVLSILALRTGNSVFSFIAPVIAFLAIVSSFFGVYLGALEGLQGMVTQQWLRRCPQRPLNYVKVRRMVVLFIVLTCWGAGYADWSVIGMIEAIVVPVLALILYVMPVYAYYNVKRLAKFQNKVLDVFIVIVGIVAIFGFLLNKMV, encoded by the coding sequence ATGCCTGAAAACCCTGTTAATAAAACAAACTCTTCCAGGGAAGCGGGTTCGCTGGGTGGTTGGAACTCAAGGGATACGGGATGGATGCTCAACCTTTTCGGTACTGCTATTGGTGCTGGAGTGCTTTATTTACCCATCAGTGCCGGGGTTGGAGGTATATGGCCCCTGGTTATTTTGAGTGTTATGACCGGGCCTATGGTGTGGCTTGCCCATCGCAATCTGGTGCGATTCTGTCTGTCTTCACAGGAGCCTGAAGCTAATATAACGGTGACTGTCAGGGAGCACTTCGGGGAGGAAGCAGGGCGTTTTTTAACCTGGGCCTACTGCCTTTCGGTATATCCTATTTTATTACTCTATGGCATTGGTCTCACCAATGTTGTGATCAGCTATTTTGAAAACCAGCTCCACTGGCCCCTGCCATCCAGGCTATGGCTTAGTTTGTTGTTGGTGTCGGGGCTTGTGGTCATAATGCATACCGGTGAGAAATGGATGCTGAGGGCGGTAAAATTTATGGTCTACCCTCTTGTTTTGACCCTGCTTTTAGTGTCTGCCTATTTGATTCCCCAGTGGAATACCTCTGTATTCTCTCAGGCATTTTCTTTTCGGGATATGTTGGTGACGTTATTTTTTACGACCCCTCTATTGATCTTTTCGTTTAATCACTCACCGGCCTGTTCTGCTTTCGCTACAGCCTATCGAATGACAATGGGAAGCCGGGAGGCTTGTTCCCGAAAGACAGAAGATATTTTAAAAAAGAATACCTTGCTGCTGATGGCAGTAATTCTCTTTTTTGTTTTTTCCTGTGTGTTGAGCCTTACTCCTTCTGAGCTGATCCAGGCCAAGGCGGATAACTTGCCGGTTTTATCGATTCTGGCCTTGAGAACCGGTAATAGTGTTTTTTCTTTTATTGCGCCAGTGATTGCATTTCTGGCTATTGTCAGTTCTTTCTTTGGAGTCTATCTGGGAGCATTGGAGGGACTTCAGGGAATGGTTACCCAACAATGGCTGAGACGCTGTCCCCAGCGCCCCCTTAATTATGTCAAAGTGCGCAGGATGGTAGTGCTGTTTATTGTGTTGACTTGTTGGGGGGCAGGATATGCAGACTGGAGTGTGATAGGCATGATTGAGGCGATTGTTGTTCCGGTTTTAGCATTGATTCTCTATGTGATGCCTGTTTATGCTTACTATAACGTCAAAAGACTGGCTAAATTTCAGAATAAAGTATTGGATGTGTTTATAGTTATCGTAGGAATTGTCGCTATTTTTGGATTTCTTTTAAATAAGATGGTTTGA
- a CDS encoding hypoxanthine-guanine phosphoribosyltransferase has product MSVDLNHIRQVREEADCLYNEQQIDEAIEKMGRDITECLRDSNPLVYCVMNGGLVITGKLLTQMQFPLEASYVHATRYRDQLTGGRLDWKVRPAQDMTGRTVVIVDDILDEGHTLDAIVDYCKEQGAKEVLTAVLIDKKHDRKARPGLKADFCGLEIEDRYIFGYGLDYQGYWRNANGIFALKGH; this is encoded by the coding sequence ATGTCTGTTGATCTCAACCATATCCGGCAAGTAAGGGAAGAAGCCGACTGCCTCTACAATGAGCAGCAGATCGATGAAGCGATTGAGAAGATGGGGCGGGACATCACGGAATGTCTTCGCGATAGCAACCCTCTGGTCTATTGCGTAATGAACGGTGGTCTGGTAATCACTGGCAAGTTGCTGACCCAAATGCAGTTTCCCCTGGAAGCATCTTATGTACACGCAACCCGTTACCGCGATCAGCTAACCGGTGGAAGACTGGACTGGAAGGTTCGACCTGCTCAGGATATGACAGGCCGCACTGTTGTGATTGTGGATGATATCCTTGATGAAGGCCATACCCTGGACGCCATTGTGGATTACTGTAAAGAACAGGGTGCTAAAGAAGTACTGACGGCAGTCCTGATTGACAAAAAACATGACCGCAAAGCCCGCCCGGGCCTGAAAGCTGATTTTTGTGGGTTGGAAATTGAAGACCGCTATATCTTTGGCTACGGATTGGACTACCAGGGATACTGGCGTAATGCCAATGGCATTTTTGCTTTAAAAGGGCACTGA
- the upp gene encoding uracil phosphoribosyltransferase: MSVQEIKHPLVQHKLGIMRGRDISTKGFRTLANEVGTLLTYEATQDIELEEAVIEGWAGDVTVEQIKGKKMTIVPILRAGLGMLDGVLELLPSARVSVVGLYRDEETLEPVPYFEKLVGNIDERIALILDPMLATGGSMLATIEMLKKAGCTEIRCLVLVAAPEGIKKVLDAHPDVKIFTASIDKGLNEQGYIVPGLGDAGDRIFGTR, translated from the coding sequence ATGAGTGTACAGGAAATCAAGCATCCGCTGGTGCAGCATAAGCTGGGAATCATGCGTGGACGGGATATAAGCACTAAAGGCTTTCGCACCCTGGCCAATGAAGTCGGTACGTTGCTGACTTATGAGGCTACCCAGGATATCGAACTGGAAGAGGCAGTGATTGAAGGCTGGGCTGGGGATGTGACTGTTGAACAGATCAAGGGCAAGAAAATGACCATTGTCCCCATCCTCCGGGCGGGTTTGGGGATGCTGGATGGTGTTCTGGAGTTATTACCCAGTGCCAGGGTCAGTGTTGTCGGTCTGTATCGGGATGAGGAAACTCTGGAGCCCGTTCCTTATTTTGAAAAGCTGGTAGGCAATATTGATGAACGTATTGCCTTAATCCTTGATCCTATGCTGGCTACTGGTGGCTCTATGCTGGCAACCATTGAAATGTTGAAGAAGGCGGGTTGCACTGAAATTCGCTGTCTGGTTTTAGTGGCTGCTCCAGAAGGGATCAAAAAGGTTCTGGATGCCCATCCGGATGTAAAGATATTTACGGCCTCTATTGATAAAGGACTAAATGAACAAGGGTATATTGTACCGGGTCTCGGTGATGCCGGTGACAGGATATTCGGCACTCGCTAA
- a CDS encoding IS1380 family transposase: MTQSTQEQLRFHPSNGKTIRADFNGGELSSDFGALLLRETILHSGLISRLTQAIDDKRHPSYIDHSLQNLLVQRILQMACGYEDANDSNRLRKDPMLKLATGRNPLDDDNHLASSPTYTRLGKSMRRKDIYQMAEAFVHHFIASYDLPPMAIVIDLDHTPAITHGSQQMNLFNAKYQDYCYLPLLIFEGLSGKLITAILRPGKTPTGRENAAIIKRVIKLIRKRWPKTHLLVRGDSHFAQPELMHVVQANTHADYVLGKGAGHKTALRPKAKELLDEARRAFKVKTALAKLNDMPEPERLRLYGEAEYQAKSWKGLDTRIIYKAEVNEKGDNPRFIVTSIKEASPEVIYEDLYCPRGQDENFIKHLKSDLSGDRLSDQTFLANHLRLFYACAAYVLHYELRTKALKGTELEKAQPSTVITKLCKVAVKVVEYKDRIKLHLPSSCPFKKLLQHVTEIFYQMPLPRPG, encoded by the coding sequence ATGACCCAATCTACACAAGAGCAGCTTCGCTTTCATCCTTCAAATGGTAAAACTATCCGTGCGGACTTCAATGGTGGAGAGTTATCTTCAGATTTTGGGGCTCTGCTGTTACGGGAAACCATATTGCATAGCGGACTTATTTCCAGACTGACCCAGGCCATTGATGACAAGCGTCACCCATCCTACATTGACCACTCTCTGCAAAACCTCCTGGTTCAGCGAATTTTGCAAATGGCTTGCGGTTATGAGGATGCCAACGACAGCAACCGCCTCCGTAAAGACCCCATGTTAAAGCTGGCTACCGGACGAAACCCTTTGGATGATGATAACCACCTGGCTTCATCTCCCACCTACACACGGCTCGGGAAGTCCATGCGGCGCAAAGATATCTATCAAATGGCTGAAGCATTTGTGCATCATTTTATCGCCAGTTATGACTTGCCACCTATGGCTATCGTGATCGATCTTGATCACACACCGGCCATTACCCACGGATCGCAGCAAATGAATTTGTTTAATGCCAAATATCAGGACTACTGTTATCTGCCTTTGCTGATTTTTGAAGGTCTCAGTGGCAAGCTGATTACTGCCATCCTCCGTCCAGGCAAAACGCCAACAGGCAGGGAAAATGCCGCTATTATCAAGCGTGTCATCAAGCTTATCCGTAAACGGTGGCCAAAAACCCATTTGCTGGTGCGCGGGGATAGCCACTTTGCTCAACCTGAGTTAATGCATGTTGTTCAGGCTAATACTCATGCTGATTATGTGCTGGGTAAAGGTGCCGGTCACAAGACGGCCTTACGCCCTAAAGCCAAAGAGTTGCTAGATGAGGCTCGTCGAGCTTTCAAGGTTAAAACAGCCTTAGCCAAGTTGAACGATATGCCTGAGCCAGAACGACTCAGGCTGTACGGTGAGGCCGAGTATCAGGCTAAAAGCTGGAAAGGGCTCGATACCCGGATAATCTATAAGGCAGAGGTTAACGAGAAAGGCGACAATCCCCGCTTTATTGTCACCTCAATCAAAGAGGCTTCCCCAGAGGTGATTTATGAGGATCTGTACTGCCCAAGAGGGCAGGATGAGAATTTCATTAAGCACCTGAAAAGTGATCTGTCCGGTGACAGACTGTCAGACCAGACCTTTCTGGCCAATCACTTGAGACTGTTTTATGCCTGTGCGGCTTACGTTCTGCATTACGAGCTGAGAACCAAGGCTTTGAAAGGAACGGAACTGGAGAAAGCCCAGCCATCAACGGTAATCACAAAACTCTGCAAAGTAGCGGTTAAGGTGGTTGAGTACAAGGATCGGATCAAACTGCACCTACCCAGCAGCTGCCCATTCAAGAAGCTTTTGCAGCATGTAACAGAGATATTTTATCAAATGCCGTTGCCTCGGCCTGGGTAG
- the manA gene encoding mannose-6-phosphate isomerase, class I, with protein sequence MNLNRPLKLKNRIQPYAWGSRDALRQLFGIANPDNRPQAEIWMGAHPKSPSMAELKERGDQPLNNLIAEHGDQLLGEGVSRKFGKQLPYLFKVLSAAEPLSIQAHPTKEQAEKGFQRENQAGIPVDAGHRNYRDDNHKPELIYALTPFRAMNGFRPLNDIITLFRQLDSSVLTELLDAFESNLSEAGLKGFYGHLMQLDDLLRKQAVTEALAVAMKSEEPALQELVKLNDKYPLDIGVFSPLLLNLVELEPGEAMFLDAGTLHAYLEGTGLEVMASSDNVLRGGLTPKHVDVAELLGTIRFIPKLSNQIKVDPEVKGNSVNYPVPVDDFAFEIETVDSLTDCRSPETVELLFCQEGNVEIVSDDEEIKLNAADSCLLPAGVHYKLVGKGKIVRVSCKV encoded by the coding sequence ATTCAACCTTATGCCTGGGGAAGTCGTGATGCGTTGAGGCAGTTATTTGGAATAGCAAACCCGGATAACCGGCCTCAGGCTGAAATCTGGATGGGGGCACATCCTAAATCACCTTCCATGGCGGAACTGAAGGAGCGGGGTGATCAGCCTTTAAATAACTTAATTGCTGAACACGGAGACCAGTTACTGGGAGAGGGGGTTAGCCGTAAATTTGGCAAACAACTGCCTTATCTGTTTAAGGTGTTATCTGCGGCTGAACCGCTGTCCATACAGGCTCACCCTACCAAAGAGCAGGCTGAGAAAGGATTTCAGAGAGAAAATCAGGCGGGTATTCCGGTTGATGCTGGCCACCGTAATTATCGGGATGATAATCATAAACCGGAGTTGATTTATGCCTTGACGCCTTTTCGGGCTATGAATGGCTTTCGTCCTTTAAACGACATTATTACATTATTTCGCCAGCTTGATAGTTCTGTACTGACAGAACTGCTTGATGCTTTTGAAAGCAATTTATCAGAAGCCGGTTTAAAGGGGTTTTATGGCCACTTGATGCAACTGGACGATCTACTGCGAAAGCAGGCGGTTACTGAAGCGCTTGCCGTTGCCATGAAGTCTGAAGAGCCGGCATTGCAGGAGCTGGTGAAGCTGAATGATAAATATCCACTGGACATTGGTGTGTTTTCACCGCTACTGCTTAATTTGGTTGAGCTGGAACCGGGTGAGGCTATGTTTCTCGATGCCGGAACCTTGCATGCCTACCTTGAAGGAACAGGTCTGGAAGTCATGGCAAGCTCTGATAACGTCCTTCGCGGCGGACTTACGCCAAAGCATGTGGATGTTGCTGAGCTGCTGGGCACCATTCGGTTTATTCCAAAATTATCGAATCAGATCAAGGTTGATCCTGAGGTTAAAGGAAATAGTGTAAATTATCCGGTTCCGGTGGATGACTTTGCGTTCGAGATTGAAACCGTTGATAGTCTTACTGATTGTCGTAGTCCTGAAACAGTGGAACTACTTTTCTGTCAGGAAGGAAATGTTGAAATTGTTAGTGATGATGAAGAAATTAAACTTAACGCGGCTGATTCCTGTTTGTTACCCGCTGGCGTTCACTATAAGCTGGTAGGTAAAGGCAAGATAGTCAGGGTAAGCTGTAAGGTTTAG
- a CDS encoding DNA adenine methylase: MLSEAPQSSLLTAYEYPHYIKYMGSKSKIMDFVINGINEVYAGGTILDLFAGSASLAGALRNQVPVHSNDIQEYSAVLAQAYLTAYKGKNAPTADDLVQKAECIAKKHLYLITDRLQYKDIESLQHFNDVEKNNRKLIELDFNHTYHLFTKNYAGTWWTALQCIWIDAFREVADEYKGKPIYPVILTSLMYAMAYTSQGTGHYAQYRDAKNIKSMKDIMIYRRRDLMHYFVRKYNNALIDIPATKAQQKHITTSLDFVDCLKSFAGGTVYADPPYCFVHYSRFYHAIETLVKYDYPELQIKGGKLVKGRYREGRHQSPFCIRTKVSKAFRDMFEGVKSTGSNLVLSYSKNGMISMDTLEALAVDVFGKDYTLDMVATDYKHMTLGRQGDRHRDVEECLVLAKHR; this comes from the coding sequence ATGTTAAGTGAAGCTCCGCAATCAAGCCTTTTAACGGCATATGAATATCCGCATTACATAAAGTATATGGGGTCAAAATCCAAAATTATGGATTTTGTTATTAATGGCATAAATGAAGTATATGCAGGCGGTACAATTCTTGACTTGTTTGCAGGAAGTGCAAGTCTTGCTGGTGCGTTGCGTAACCAAGTGCCAGTGCATTCAAATGATATACAAGAATACAGTGCTGTATTAGCACAAGCTTATTTGACTGCGTACAAGGGTAAAAATGCGCCTACAGCGGATGATCTTGTACAAAAAGCTGAATGCATTGCAAAAAAGCACCTGTATTTAATTACTGATAGGTTACAGTATAAAGATATTGAGAGCTTGCAGCATTTTAATGATGTAGAAAAAAACAATAGGAAACTAATCGAATTAGATTTTAACCATACTTACCATTTATTCACTAAGAATTACGCTGGTACATGGTGGACTGCTTTGCAGTGTATTTGGATTGACGCCTTTAGAGAAGTTGCTGATGAGTATAAGGGGAAGCCGATTTACCCTGTAATACTGACGAGTCTGATGTATGCAATGGCCTATACAAGCCAGGGAACGGGACATTATGCACAGTACCGTGATGCAAAGAACATAAAATCCATGAAGGATATTATGATTTATAGGCGCAGGGATTTAATGCACTATTTTGTAAGGAAATACAATAATGCACTGATTGATATACCTGCAACCAAAGCCCAGCAGAAGCACATAACAACTTCACTTGATTTTGTGGATTGTCTTAAAAGCTTTGCTGGTGGCACAGTATATGCCGATCCACCTTACTGTTTTGTGCATTACAGCCGGTTTTACCATGCGATAGAGACGCTTGTTAAGTATGACTACCCAGAGCTACAGATAAAAGGTGGAAAGCTGGTAAAAGGCAGATACAGAGAAGGCAGGCATCAGTCGCCTTTTTGCATCAGAACCAAAGTAAGTAAAGCTTTTAGGGATATGTTTGAGGGTGTAAAAAGTACAGGCAGCAACTTGGTGCTGAGCTACAGTAAAAACGGCATGATAAGCATGGATACTTTAGAGGCACTTGCTGTTGATGTGTTTGGTAAGGACTACACCTTGGATATGGTAGCAACAGATTACAAGCATATGACATTGGGCAGGCAGGGCGATAGGCATAGAGATGTCGAGGAGTGTCTTGTACTGGCAAAACATAGGTAA
- a CDS encoding GH25 family lysozyme gives MLDFIKRNHKLLYTLDGLLVLVISGFIYKAFIKTSEQDKSTEPASQPLHQSQGTAPTSSNITPQTSALKGIDVSHYQGEIQWLDVASQYHFAFIKATEGTHYIDPKYQENIRGIISTDILYGAYHFFSPDLDPIKQAEHFISATANHNLILPPVLDVEVEPSGSSHELRTAIKQWLTHVEKNTGCRPVLYTNKHFWNRHLNNNFENYPLWISDYTTNEKALTGIPWEFWQYTEQGQVQGVSNPVDENRFYGDLATLNQLKCS, from the coding sequence ATGCTGGATTTTATAAAAAGAAACCATAAACTGCTCTATACCCTCGATGGACTTCTCGTCCTGGTTATAAGCGGTTTTATTTATAAAGCGTTCATTAAAACATCAGAACAGGATAAATCGACGGAACCGGCATCACAACCACTGCACCAAAGTCAGGGAACAGCCCCGACAAGTAGCAATATCACCCCTCAAACCAGTGCATTAAAGGGTATTGATGTATCTCACTATCAAGGAGAGATTCAGTGGCTCGATGTGGCCAGCCAGTACCACTTTGCCTTTATCAAGGCAACAGAAGGCACCCATTATATCGACCCTAAATACCAGGAAAACATCCGGGGTATTATTAGTACCGACATACTCTATGGGGCTTACCACTTTTTCTCTCCTGACCTTGACCCGATAAAGCAGGCAGAGCACTTTATATCCGCAACGGCAAACCATAATTTAATCCTCCCTCCCGTACTGGACGTAGAGGTTGAACCTTCAGGCAGTAGCCATGAGTTAAGGACAGCCATTAAACAGTGGCTTACCCATGTAGAAAAAAACACAGGGTGTCGCCCCGTCCTCTATACCAATAAACACTTCTGGAACCGGCACTTGAACAATAATTTCGAGAACTATCCTCTTTGGATTAGTGACTACACAACCAATGAAAAAGCGCTAACGGGCATTCCATGGGAGTTTTGGCAATACACCGAGCAGGGACAGGTACAGGGAGTCTCCAACCCTGTGGACGAAAACCGTTTTTATGGTGATTTAGCTACACTAAACCAGCTCAAGTGTTCCTGA
- a CDS encoding uracil-xanthine permease family protein: protein MGKTSKQESLDSGGLVGSVIRQALLGGQMLFVAFGALVLVPLLTGLDANVAFFTAGVGTLVFQLITRRQVPVFLASSFAFIAPISFSIQTWGLAATSGGLVAAGLLYVALSLLVRLRGSGILYRLFPPVVVGPVIMVIGLGLAPVAIQMATSAVEGAGGFSGISEGQAILLASISLLTTLLVATMAGGIFKLIPIICGITAGYLTAALMGCVNYQPILDSAWFSVPAFTTPEWNINAVLYMIPVALAPAVEHIGDMLAISSVTGKKYLEKPGLKNTLLGDGLATSVAGFLGGPPNTTYSEVTGAVMLTKAFNPVIMTWAAVIAIIVAFIGKIGGFLATIPTPIMGGIMILLFGSIAVVGLNTLIKAQVDLGKPRNLVIVSIVLVFGIGDLALELGGFTLKGVSLCAITAVLLNLLLPHTDRGDRFQSTEV from the coding sequence ATGGGTAAAACAAGTAAACAGGAATCTTTAGATTCGGGTGGATTGGTAGGTTCTGTTATACGACAGGCATTATTGGGAGGCCAAATGCTGTTTGTGGCATTTGGAGCGCTGGTGTTGGTGCCTCTCCTTACCGGGCTTGATGCTAACGTAGCGTTTTTTACTGCCGGTGTGGGTACACTGGTGTTTCAGCTTATTACACGACGTCAGGTTCCGGTTTTTCTGGCATCCTCTTTCGCGTTTATTGCCCCCATTTCTTTTAGTATACAGACTTGGGGTTTGGCGGCGACATCAGGGGGGCTAGTGGCCGCAGGCCTGCTTTATGTTGCTCTGAGTCTTTTGGTTAGGCTTCGTGGTAGTGGCATTTTATACCGACTATTTCCCCCAGTGGTTGTTGGGCCGGTTATTATGGTTATTGGACTGGGCCTGGCACCTGTTGCCATACAGATGGCTACATCAGCGGTTGAGGGAGCAGGTGGTTTTTCTGGTATCAGTGAAGGGCAGGCGATTTTGCTGGCAAGCATATCCCTGTTGACTACCCTGCTGGTTGCTACCATGGCAGGGGGGATTTTCAAGTTAATTCCTATCATATGTGGCATTACCGCAGGTTACTTAACTGCCGCTCTGATGGGATGTGTTAATTACCAGCCTATTCTGGACAGTGCCTGGTTTTCGGTACCTGCTTTTACAACACCTGAATGGAATATTAATGCAGTACTGTACATGATACCGGTTGCCCTGGCTCCAGCGGTTGAACATATAGGCGACATGTTGGCAATAAGCTCGGTAACGGGAAAGAAATACCTTGAGAAGCCAGGGCTAAAAAATACATTATTGGGCGATGGCTTGGCCACATCGGTTGCTGGTTTTTTGGGTGGGCCACCGAATACCACATATTCTGAAGTCACTGGAGCCGTTATGCTCACTAAAGCATTTAATCCGGTGATTATGACCTGGGCGGCCGTTATAGCCATTATTGTGGCCTTTATTGGTAAGATAGGTGGCTTCCTGGCCACAATTCCTACCCCGATAATGGGGGGGATTATGATCTTGCTGTTTGGTTCTATTGCTGTAGTGGGTTTAAATACCTTGATAAAGGCTCAGGTTGATCTGGGTAAGCCAAGAAACCTGGTGATTGTTTCAATTGTCCTGGTCTTCGGGATTGGCGACCTGGCTTTAGAACTGGGTGGTTTTACCTTAAAAGGAGTAAGTTTGTGTGCCATCACGGCCGTACTGCTCAATTTGTTATTGCCACACACGGATCGGGGTGATCGCTTTCAGTCAACGGAAGTTTGA
- a CDS encoding IS982 family transposase — protein sequence MLTKVFCRVDDFCKQFEPKLNQYLIEHCGRKRIRKQSLSISEVATIVILFHAKGYRCLKHFYINHVCKYWHKHFHGLVSYNRFVELMPQALMVLSAFLQTRYGKVSGISYIDSTGIAVCEKSRALRHKVFKDEAGWGKSSTHWYYGFKLHLIINDTGELLAVKCTSGNTDDRAVLEDMCCHLFGKLFGDKGYISKAKAQLLKEKYDVDLITTRRKNMKPQNLPAFDKVLLRGRAIIETVNDQLKNISQIEHTRHRSKFNFMVNLLAGLIAYTFQKKKPSLSIQHTGLVELVA from the coding sequence GTGCTGACCAAGGTATTTTGCAGGGTAGACGATTTTTGCAAGCAATTTGAACCAAAGCTAAACCAGTATCTGATCGAGCATTGTGGCCGCAAGCGCATTCGTAAACAGTCTCTATCAATCAGCGAAGTGGCAACGATCGTCATCCTATTTCATGCTAAAGGCTATCGTTGTCTGAAGCACTTCTATATTAATCATGTCTGTAAATACTGGCATAAGCACTTTCACGGGCTAGTCAGCTACAATCGGTTTGTTGAGCTGATGCCACAAGCGCTTATGGTACTCTCAGCTTTCTTGCAGACACGATATGGCAAGGTGTCTGGCATTTCTTATATAGATTCAACCGGCATCGCTGTCTGTGAAAAAAGTCGGGCTCTGCGCCATAAAGTGTTTAAAGATGAAGCAGGCTGGGGTAAGTCTTCTACACACTGGTATTACGGCTTTAAGCTTCACCTGATTATCAATGATACCGGTGAGTTGCTGGCGGTTAAGTGTACATCAGGTAATACCGATGATCGTGCTGTTCTTGAAGATATGTGCTGCCACTTGTTTGGTAAGCTGTTCGGCGACAAAGGCTATATATCCAAGGCCAAAGCCCAGCTTTTAAAAGAAAAATACGATGTTGACCTGATTACGACGCGCAGGAAAAACATGAAACCTCAGAACCTGCCTGCTTTTGATAAAGTACTGCTGAGAGGGCGTGCAATCATTGAGACGGTCAACGATCAGTTGAAAAATATCTCTCAGATAGAGCACACCCGCCACCGCTCAAAGTTCAATTTTATGGTGAACTTGCTGGCAGGGCTTATAGCCTATACGTTTCAAAAAAAGAAGCCTTCTCTGAGCATTCAGCATACGGGGCTGGTTGAGTTGGTTGCTTAA